The DNA window CAGTCGGGTGGGTTCAACGCCGAATACGGCAACGTGCGCTCGGGCCTGGTCAATATTGTAACCAAAGAAGGCGACAAGCGACGCTACAACGGCGATGTGTTGTTGCGACACAGCGGCGCACAGCGCGATTATTTTGGTCCGTTGCCAAACCATCCCAATGGCTTTTTTTGGCGGCCATTTACAGATCCCGCTGTGAAGAACGTGGGCACCCATTCGCCCGAAAGCCCCTGGGATGTGTACACGCGGCGTCAATACCGAGTCTGGACCGGGTGGAATACCATTGTACAAAGATGGGCTGCCACCCCTACTGATCCCTATCACGGCGTGGGCGTGAGAGACACGGGCGCGGATGAATCGACTTTACCAGTCGATGAACTGCAAGTTGATGACGCAGTGATTACAGAATTGTTCGAGTGGTATCGCCGCAAAGACCTCGAAGTTCGCAATGCGGATTTCGATATCGATCTGGGTTTTGGTGGTCCCTTGATTCCGGGATTGAGCGAAAAACTGGGCGGTCTGAGATTCTTTGCTTCGGGCAAGCGCGAGCGCAGAGCCTATATGATGCCGCGCAATATCGATGAATACGAAAACGACTGGGGCCGCGTAAAGGTCACGTCGGATATTCGCAGTAGCATGAAATTGAGTGTCGAGGCGATGACAGGTGAAGAATATGGCTTAAATCCGAACAAAAGTGGCTTTCCCAACATGTGGCGCGGCAATCAGGAAATGGGTCTTAATGATGCTGACCTGATTTGGGCAAATCACCACGAGAACACGCTTCAGATCAAGCGCAATAATATCGGCCTTAGCTTTTCACATGTGTTGAGCCCCAGAACATTTTACGAGTTTCGCTTGCAGAGGATGCAATCGGACTTTTTGACCGAAAAGTATCCAGACCGCGATTTGACGGCTGTTGAAAATACCATTCCCCGCAATCCGGACTTTGCGCCTCCCAGTCCGTCTTTACAGGTTTCAGAGGTCACGCAGAACCACATCGGGTTGACGGCTGCACCCGATGGCTATTTTATGAAAAATGAAGTCTTTGTTGACGGCCTGTATTTGGGGGGACACTGGGCCAATGGACGCGACGACTCTGAAGTCGTAGCCTATACAACGCGTTTTGACATTACCAGCCAGCGCAATCAGGTCGCGCAGTTTAAGGCGGGTTTTGAATGGATCGCCAGTGATTACGATGTCAAGCACGAAAATGCACAGCCTTTCTTCAAAAACAATGCGGCACCCAAATACATCTGGCAACGCACCCCAAACCAATTTGCCGGATACGTGCAGACCAAGCTCGAATTCAATGCGATGATCGCAAACCTGGGGGTGCGTTGGGATCGCTGGAATGGGAGCGGCGAATGGTGGGTTTATGACGATTTCTCCTATGCGTTTGGGCCTAAAGTTGGCAAAGACAATCTCGAGGCAGAACTCGAACAGGCACCTGTTAAGACCCTGTCTTATTTAAGCCCGCGCCTGGGTATTTCATTCCCGGTGACAGCAGATAGCAAATTGTTTTTTAACTACGGGCACTTCCGCCAGATGCTGAACCCGCACAATCTCTTTCTCGTAGATGAAATAAATACGGGCGCAGTCTCTCGGATTGGCAATCCCAATCATCCGATGCCGCGCACGATCAATTACGAACTTGGCTTTGAGCAGAATTTGTTTGATCGGTATTTGCTGCGCCTGACCGGATATTACAAGGCCAACGACGACCAGTCAATTGGCGTGGCTTACACCAATCTGGACCAAACCGTAGCTTACAACCTTTTTGAACCCCTCAACTACGACGATATCCGGGGCTTTGAAATAACCATTAGAAAGCACAGGGGCAAGTGGTTTGGCGGATCAGTCAACTATACGTATCTGCAAACTAAGGA is part of the Gemmatimonadota bacterium genome and encodes:
- a CDS encoding TonB-dependent receptor, translated to MKRLSLFFFLFTALAFSASAVFAGSTGKIAGKVVEKSTGETLPGANVVIEGTTLGAVTDPDGNYFIINVPPGSYTVSASMVGYHKATQTNVRVFIDLTTTVNFSGDFGLVEETIELAEITVVAELPVVQPDISANVANISAQDVETLPVTSVNEVVRLEAGVLASANGELSIRGSNFNEIAFSVDGLSMRDGRNNEPYSTVSYTSIKEMSVQSGGFNAEYGNVRSGLVNIVTKEGDKRRYNGDVLLRHSGAQRDYFGPLPNHPNGFFWRPFTDPAVKNVGTHSPESPWDVYTRRQYRVWTGWNTIVQRWAATPTDPYHGVGVRDTGADESTLPVDELQVDDAVITELFEWYRRKDLEVRNADFDIDLGFGGPLIPGLSEKLGGLRFFASGKRERRAYMMPRNIDEYENDWGRVKVTSDIRSSMKLSVEAMTGEEYGLNPNKSGFPNMWRGNQEMGLNDADLIWANHHENTLQIKRNNIGLSFSHVLSPRTFYEFRLQRMQSDFLTEKYPDRDLTAVENTIPRNPDFAPPSPSLQVSEVTQNHIGLTAAPDGYFMKNEVFVDGLYLGGHWANGRDDSEVVAYTTRFDITSQRNQVAQFKAGFEWIASDYDVKHENAQPFFKNNAAPKYIWQRTPNQFAGYVQTKLEFNAMIANLGVRWDRWNGSGEWWVYDDFSYAFGPKVGKDNLEAELEQAPVKTLSYLSPRLGISFPVTADSKLFFNYGHFRQMLNPHNLFLVDEINTGAVSRIGNPNHPMPRTINYELGFEQNLFDRYLLRLTGYYKANDDQSIGVAYTNLDQTVAYNLFEPLNYDDIRGFEITIRKHRGKWFGGSVNYTYLQTKDGNFGRRQIFENRLEQATFDATSTRHYQSRPASRPFARLSLEVYTPRDFGPQVSKFYPLGKWDMSFVGRWRAGQYSNWYGPEGGDIPGLIRNVQYTSIRNMDLRLTKQFAMMGVRAMFFLDVDNVFNLKRLNSSSANPGLEDWEFYMVSLHLPEDTFGEFEPPYQFIPGNDSPGSFRDYGTDFVPIEIVNTASDLPANGLPGDAEITAVLPTGLEPGRRVLWYVQETGQYHEYQNGNWAQANQDFVNEVLDNKLYIDMPNNDSIWFLNPRRVRLGLRFSF